One Cetobacterium somerae ATCC BAA-474 genomic region harbors:
- a CDS encoding amidohydrolase, with amino-acid sequence MKQILIKNAYVVSMNEKREIYNNGSILIENDLIKAIGKVDEKSIIDTAEIIDAKGKIVLPGLINTHVHLSQQLGRGIADDVDLLTWLRERVWPYESNFDYESSLISSTACCVEMIKSGVTTFLEAGGQYVEAMAEAVKNTGIRAALSKSVMDEGIGLPTNWIKTADEEIQVQKELFDKYNNTADGRIKIWFGLRTIFNNSDDLIIKTKKIADELNTGIHMHIAEIAAENDYVKTNRGNSTVEHLHKLGALGPNLLAVHTVWLTDREIDLFRLYDVKVSHNPAAAMKVVLGFARIPEMLEKGLSVSIGTDGAPSNNRMDMMREMYLTSLIHKGRTLNPKVVPAEQVLEMATINGAKCALLEREIGSLEVGKKADLIILNPNTIHSLPLHDPIANIVYTMSSENVESTMCNGKWLMKNREILVLNESNLIEQVKIKSEEIKTKAKIVLPNRFPVIDII; translated from the coding sequence GTGAAACAAATCTTAATAAAAAATGCATATGTAGTATCAATGAATGAGAAAAGAGAGATATATAATAATGGTTCAATTTTAATTGAAAACGATTTAATAAAGGCAATTGGAAAAGTTGATGAAAAATCAATTATAGATACTGCAGAAATTATAGATGCAAAAGGGAAAATTGTATTACCAGGTTTAATAAATACACATGTTCATCTATCTCAGCAACTAGGAAGAGGAATAGCTGATGATGTAGATCTTTTAACTTGGCTAAGAGAAAGAGTTTGGCCTTATGAGAGTAACTTTGATTATGAAAGTTCATTAATCTCTTCAACTGCTTGTTGTGTAGAAATGATAAAATCTGGAGTCACAACATTTTTAGAAGCAGGAGGTCAGTATGTAGAAGCAATGGCTGAGGCGGTAAAAAATACAGGAATAAGAGCAGCTTTATCAAAATCAGTTATGGATGAAGGGATTGGATTACCTACAAATTGGATAAAAACAGCGGATGAAGAGATTCAAGTACAAAAAGAACTATTTGATAAATATAATAATACAGCAGATGGAAGAATAAAAATTTGGTTTGGTTTAAGAACTATTTTTAATAACTCAGATGATTTAATAATTAAAACTAAAAAAATAGCAGATGAATTGAATACAGGAATTCATATGCATATAGCTGAAATAGCAGCAGAAAATGATTATGTGAAAACAAATAGAGGAAATTCAACTGTTGAACATCTTCATAAGTTAGGGGCATTAGGACCAAATTTATTAGCTGTTCACACAGTGTGGTTAACAGATAGAGAGATAGATTTATTTAGATTATATGATGTAAAGGTATCACATAATCCAGCAGCGGCAATGAAAGTTGTATTAGGATTTGCAAGAATACCAGAAATGCTTGAAAAAGGGCTAAGCGTATCTATTGGAACAGATGGTGCACCTTCAAACAATAGAATGGATATGATGAGAGAGATGTATTTAACTTCTTTAATTCATAAAGGAAGAACATTAAATCCAAAAGTTGTACCAGCAGAACAAGTATTAGAAATGGCTACTATAAATGGAGCTAAGTGCGCGTTATTAGAAAGAGAAATAGGAAGTCTAGAAGTAGGTAAAAAAGCAGATTTAATAATTTTAAATCCAAATACAATTCATTCTTTACCACTTCATGATCCAATAGCTAATATTGTTTATACAATGTCAAGTGAAAATGTTGAATCAACAATGTGTAATGGAAAATGGTTAATGAAAAATAGAGAAATTTTAGTTTTAAACGAGAGTAATTTAATAGAGCAAGTGAAAATAAAATCTGAGGAGATAAAAACTAAGGCAAAAATAGTTTTACCAAACAGATTTCCTGTAATAGATATAATATAG
- a CDS encoding DUF309 domain-containing protein, translating to MKNKEKYREFMDTFQIQRDFFKCHEILEEIWIEETKCETRKHVSINLLLIAVGLYHWRNKNYKGAIQVLENSLNNYDEVSKDIERLNIDSKYLKQKVLGAIESLKIKKEYEEIYLPIY from the coding sequence ATGAAAAATAAAGAAAAATATAGGGAGTTTATGGATACTTTTCAAATTCAAAGAGATTTTTTTAAATGTCATGAAATCCTAGAAGAAATTTGGATAGAAGAAACCAAATGTGAGACAAGAAAACATGTATCAATAAATCTCTTGTTAATAGCTGTGGGTTTATATCACTGGAGAAATAAAAATTATAAAGGTGCGATTCAAGTCTTGGAGAATTCGTTAAATAACTATGATGAAGTATCTAAAGATATAGAGAGATTAAATATAGATTCTAAATATTTAAAACAAAAAGTTTTAGGGGCTATAGAAAGTTTAAAAATAAAAAAAGAGTATGAGGAGATTTATCTTCCAATATATTAG
- a CDS encoding flavodoxin domain-containing protein, which produces MKIGVFYSSARGKSEFTATLIKDLLKENCDIYKIADTEIIENLKKYKALIFIVPTYGFGEPHEDWKDGIEVISKVNFENKSVGIIGRGNQGFYAATFVNGMKPVYDALVKKNANIVGFTEVEEYDFVKSSAIVDGKFVGLPLDEIFMLQEIKSKLEAWITNNFGEILNEK; this is translated from the coding sequence ATGAAGATAGGTGTATTTTATAGTAGTGCTAGAGGAAAGAGTGAGTTTACAGCTACTTTGATAAAAGATTTATTAAAAGAAAATTGTGATATATACAAGATAGCAGATACAGAGATTATTGAAAATTTAAAAAAATATAAAGCTTTAATTTTTATAGTTCCAACTTATGGTTTTGGAGAACCCCATGAAGATTGGAAAGATGGAATTGAGGTTATTTCAAAAGTTAATTTTGAAAATAAATCAGTTGGAATTATAGGAAGAGGAAATCAAGGATTTTATGCAGCTACTTTTGTTAATGGAATGAAACCAGTATATGATGCCTTGGTTAAAAAAAATGCCAATATAGTTGGATTTACAGAAGTTGAAGAGTATGATTTTGTAAAAAGTAGCGCAATTGTTGATGGAAAATTTGTGGGCTTACCTTTAGATGAAATATTTATGCTTCAAGAAATAAAAAGTAAATTGGAAGCATGGATAACAAATAATTTTGGTGAAATATTAAATGAAAAATAA
- a CDS encoding M20 family metallopeptidase, protein MKQEILQNVEELKSSLIDLGDFIFDNPEIGLEEYKSSKKIIDILRMNDFKIETGIGGFETAFRAVYEVGQNGPSIGLLCEYDALEGMGHACAHHMQGPSIVGAALSIKNQLKDKNYKIVVYGTPAEETLGAKVKMLENGCFNDIDVALMMHGAPDTTTDVKSLALSNFTVKFHGVRSHAALAPEKGRSALDGLILLFQGIEFLREHVREDVKMHYTITNAGGPANVVPKYAEAKFSIRSYDRAYLNHVIERFKKVVQGASLMTETDYEIIETKRLNNKIPVLKLNQILMDNAELVNAPRLSPPREKTGSTDFGNVMYHVPGSCIRVAFVPQGTSSHSDEFLCAGKSEEAHNAIILGAKILAGTAYDLITNKELFNEVLNEFKVNKEKSEKI, encoded by the coding sequence ATGAAGCAAGAGATTTTACAAAATGTTGAGGAGTTAAAAAGTAGTTTAATTGATTTAGGGGATTTTATTTTTGATAATCCAGAAATTGGACTAGAAGAATACAAAAGCTCAAAAAAGATAATTGATATTTTAAGAATGAATGATTTTAAAATAGAAACTGGAATAGGTGGATTTGAAACAGCTTTTAGAGCAGTTTATGAAGTTGGACAAAATGGACCATCTATTGGTTTATTATGTGAGTATGATGCTTTAGAGGGAATGGGACACGCGTGTGCTCATCATATGCAAGGACCAAGTATAGTTGGAGCTGCTTTAAGTATAAAAAATCAATTAAAAGATAAAAATTATAAAATTGTAGTTTATGGGACACCAGCCGAAGAGACACTAGGTGCAAAAGTAAAAATGTTAGAAAATGGTTGTTTTAATGATATAGATGTTGCTTTAATGATGCATGGTGCTCCAGATACAACAACAGATGTAAAATCACTAGCGCTTTCAAATTTTACAGTTAAATTTCATGGAGTTAGGTCTCATGCAGCTTTAGCTCCAGAAAAAGGTAGAAGTGCTTTAGATGGATTAATCCTTTTATTTCAAGGGATTGAATTTTTGAGAGAGCATGTAAGAGAAGATGTAAAAATGCATTATACAATAACAAATGCAGGAGGGCCTGCAAATGTTGTTCCTAAATATGCAGAAGCAAAGTTTAGTATAAGATCTTATGATAGAGCTTATTTAAATCATGTTATTGAAAGGTTCAAAAAAGTGGTACAAGGTGCATCTCTTATGACGGAAACTGATTATGAGATTATAGAAACAAAAAGGTTAAATAATAAAATCCCTGTTTTGAAGCTTAATCAAATCCTTATGGATAATGCCGAATTGGTTAATGCTCCTAGATTATCTCCCCCTAGAGAGAAAACAGGTTCTACAGATTTTGGAAACGTAATGTATCATGTGCCTGGATCTTGTATAAGAGTAGCCTTTGTACCTCAAGGAACCTCATCTCATTCAGATGAATTTTTGTGTGCAGGAAAAAGTGAAGAAGCTCATAATGCTATAATATTAGGAGCAAAAATTTTAGCTGGAACTGCATATGATTTAATCACTAATAAGGAATTATTTAATGAAGTTCTAAATGAGTTTAAAGTAAATAAAGAAAAAAGTGAAAAAATTTAA
- a CDS encoding YfcC family protein encodes MSKKEKSGSKMSFPHTYVIIFGLIIFAALLTWVVPAGHFPRIKDVATGKTIIVADQFAFIENTPVSFLDIPFKIVDALNKSSSIIFLVLIVGGAFHVIIKTGMFQALTAKVTKVFSNKDELLIPAFTTVFAVACMSMGVNTFIGFAPVAIILARSMGYDAIVGISMVALGGAIGFSTGTFNPFTTGVAQALAGLPMFSGLGYRIFCLVVFLVVTNIYILNYAKKIKKNPELSVVRDLEKLENNIENGENVMPEIENRHYLVLAIVIGLFGLLIYGGAAWHWGLNQSAALFIWMAILGGLAYGFSPSTIAKEFVSGAKALVFGALIIGIARTISIILDDGKILDTAVYYLGNMLASLPHVLQSIGMFLMQLFINGLVTSGSGQAAVTMPIMLPVADMIGMTRQTAVLAFNFGDGFSNYVLPTSSALMGFLAIANVSYEDWMKYMGKLFLIWIVTGSILIIIANWIGYGPF; translated from the coding sequence ATGAGTAAAAAAGAAAAAAGTGGAAGTAAAATGAGTTTTCCACATACGTATGTAATTATTTTTGGATTAATTATTTTTGCTGCGTTATTAACTTGGGTTGTTCCAGCAGGACATTTTCCAAGGATAAAGGATGTTGCAACAGGAAAAACTATTATTGTTGCAGATCAATTTGCTTTTATAGAAAATACACCAGTTAGTTTTTTAGATATTCCATTTAAAATTGTAGATGCACTAAATAAATCAAGTAGTATAATATTTTTAGTTTTAATAGTTGGAGGAGCATTTCATGTAATTATAAAAACAGGTATGTTCCAAGCATTAACAGCTAAAGTAACTAAAGTATTTTCGAATAAGGATGAGTTATTAATTCCAGCTTTTACAACAGTGTTTGCAGTAGCATGTATGAGTATGGGAGTTAATACATTTATTGGATTTGCACCAGTTGCAATAATTTTAGCAAGATCTATGGGGTATGATGCAATAGTAGGAATTTCTATGGTAGCTTTAGGAGGAGCAATTGGATTTAGTACAGGAACATTTAATCCTTTTACAACAGGTGTAGCTCAGGCCTTAGCAGGATTACCGATGTTTTCAGGATTAGGTTATAGAATTTTCTGTTTAGTTGTATTTTTAGTTGTAACAAATATTTATATATTAAATTATGCTAAAAAAATAAAGAAAAACCCAGAATTAAGTGTAGTTAGAGATTTAGAAAAATTAGAAAATAACATTGAAAATGGTGAAAATGTTATGCCAGAAATAGAGAACAGACACTATTTAGTATTGGCAATTGTAATTGGATTATTTGGATTATTAATCTACGGTGGAGCAGCATGGCATTGGGGATTAAATCAAAGTGCTGCACTATTTATATGGATGGCTATTCTAGGAGGATTAGCTTATGGATTTTCACCTAGTACAATTGCAAAAGAGTTTGTAAGCGGAGCAAAAGCATTAGTATTTGGTGCTTTAATAATAGGAATAGCAAGAACAATCTCTATAATATTAGATGATGGTAAAATTTTAGATACAGCTGTTTATTATTTAGGGAATATGTTGGCATCTTTACCACACGTATTACAGTCTATTGGAATGTTCTTAATGCAATTATTTATAAATGGTTTAGTTACTTCAGGAAGTGGACAAGCAGCTGTAACAATGCCAATAATGTTACCAGTAGCAGACATGATAGGAATGACAAGACAAACAGCCGTTTTAGCATTTAATTTCGGTGATGGATTTAGTAATTATGTTCTTCCAACATCGTCAGCATTGATGGGATTCTTAGCAATAGCTAATGTATCTTATGAAGATTGGATGAAATATATGGGAAAATTATTTTTAATATGGATAGTAACAGGATCAATACTTATAATAATCGCAAATTGGATAGGATATGGTCCATTTTAA
- a CDS encoding MurR/RpiR family transcriptional regulator → MIDSLQKRVANKSLTKTETIIADFFFHNENRIYFLTSSDIANELQISDTSVIRFVKSLGFNNFKEFKDSLKQQVSDKILTPSEKLSLNEELLKKNNLIETFTNSIFKNIEETININSYDKISKIIDILFNSNKKYIIGFKSVSGATSFFGLRLGFILKNVITHNQNNSELIKNIVDIQKGDCLFLIAHPKYSKTYPLLIEIAKKAEAKIIIVTDKSTSPVANTGDITVFTDIRGISYFNSIISTQALLEFILTSMSKSLDDDSKKRLAYINELLNENK, encoded by the coding sequence ATGATTGATTCTTTACAAAAAAGAGTTGCAAATAAAAGTTTAACAAAAACTGAAACTATTATTGCAGATTTCTTTTTCCATAATGAAAATAGAATATATTTTTTAACATCTAGTGATATTGCAAACGAATTACAAATAAGTGATACTTCTGTGATTAGATTTGTTAAATCTCTAGGATTTAATAACTTTAAAGAATTTAAAGATAGTTTAAAGCAACAAGTAAGTGATAAAATTCTTACTCCATCTGAAAAATTAAGTTTAAACGAAGAACTTTTAAAGAAAAATAATTTAATTGAAACGTTTACGAACTCAATCTTTAAAAACATTGAAGAAACAATAAATATAAATTCCTATGATAAAATTTCAAAAATAATTGATATACTTTTTAACTCTAATAAAAAATATATTATAGGTTTTAAAAGTGTCTCTGGAGCCACGTCATTTTTCGGCCTACGTTTAGGTTTTATATTAAAAAATGTTATTACACATAATCAAAATAATTCTGAACTTATAAAAAATATAGTTGATATTCAAAAGGGTGATTGCTTGTTTTTAATTGCTCATCCTAAATATTCAAAAACTTATCCACTATTAATTGAAATTGCAAAAAAAGCTGAAGCAAAAATTATTATAGTTACTGATAAATCAACATCACCTGTTGCCAATACTGGAGATATAACTGTATTTACAGATATACGAGGTATTAGTTACTTTAATTCAATTATTTCGACTCAAGCATTACTAGAATTTATACTAACTTCTATGAGTAAAAGTTTAGATGATGACTCTAAAAAGCGTCTAGCTTATATTAATGAACTTTTAAATGAAAATAAATAA
- a CDS encoding flavin reductase family protein — translation MWKNLGPIVALYPTPTVIVGMIDEYEKVNWINIAHIGIIGNDSILLSIQKNHFSNEIIKDKLAVSVNIVTEDMLEAADFVGIVSGRKVDKSNVFDYTIGIRNVPMINISPVVMECEVTDNYETKEHNQYILKIRHTHIKSEVLDSEGNINYDILKPILFEMPTKSYYKLGEKVGKCWKLGENFSK, via the coding sequence ATGTGGAAAAATTTAGGACCTATTGTCGCTTTATATCCTACTCCAACCGTTATTGTTGGTATGATTGATGAATATGAAAAAGTCAATTGGATTAATATTGCCCATATTGGTATAATTGGAAATGACTCTATTTTATTAAGTATACAAAAAAATCATTTTAGTAATGAAATTATTAAAGATAAGCTTGCTGTTTCTGTTAATATTGTAACAGAAGATATGCTTGAAGCTGCTGATTTCGTTGGAATTGTTAGCGGCAGAAAAGTCGATAAATCAAATGTTTTTGATTACACCATAGGAATAAGAAATGTTCCTATGATAAATATTTCCCCTGTTGTTATGGAGTGTGAAGTTACTGATAATTATGAAACAAAGGAACATAATCAATATATTTTAAAAATCAGACATACTCATATTAAATCTGAAGTTCTTGATTCTGAAGGAAATATTAATTATGATATTTTGAAACCTATTCTTTTTGAAATGCCTACTAAATCCTATTATAAATTAGGAGAAAAAGTTGGCAAGTGTTGGAAATTAGGAGAAAATTTTTCAAAATAA
- a CDS encoding nitrite/sulfite reductase: MERITKKLNEIENQYLELENGIIDYTNNIIKSPDLKKKGSKFGIYEQKGKKMMLRLKAVGGELSTQNFKDLVDIMFKQNIPFLHLSTRQNYQLHEVDFDKVKSTIELCNNKEMYFRGGGGNTFRSILVSTYTGVDKKSNFDVIPYAKMIENEVFFIDKAFDFGRKLKIGFSNSSDDEFVMAVQDMGFVAKEINGKKGFKVFAGGGMGRGSKIGHILLEFLPEEDLLKAVKAMIELFYDRGDRVNRMQARLRFLVEKIGIDGFRKLFLEYFNKETVENGIIKPIDYANFIPNLTKFEINNTDENYNQWIDFCVKETKFKDIVSLVLYVKNGDLSKEHAQKLANLLDNINSPIVRATINQNLVIPMVHKSALPYIYEFLNNEIPEIVSESFSIRGQIRACVGSTVCMIGVQDSVSIADSIAVELDNLANLYPQYRKIIFKEAKNIRISGCPSSCAGIPVAPLGFIGLKKRINDVLTDCMQVYMGGILTESIQSLAFEIPNLIIPIDEIPLLVRRLFEDYLEMLQVYDLTFTQYMYERRLEEF, encoded by the coding sequence ATGGAAAGAATCACAAAAAAACTGAACGAAATTGAAAATCAATATTTAGAACTTGAAAACGGTATTATCGATTATACTAATAATATCATTAAGTCACCTGATTTAAAGAAAAAAGGTTCTAAATTTGGAATTTACGAACAAAAAGGTAAAAAAATGATGTTAAGACTTAAAGCTGTTGGTGGAGAACTTTCTACACAAAACTTTAAAGATTTAGTAGATATTATGTTTAAACAAAACATCCCTTTTTTGCATCTTTCAACAAGACAAAATTATCAACTACATGAAGTTGATTTTGATAAAGTTAAATCTACTATTGAGCTTTGTAATAATAAAGAGATGTATTTCAGAGGTGGTGGTGGAAATACTTTCAGAAGTATTTTAGTCTCTACATATACAGGTGTTGACAAAAAAAGTAATTTTGATGTTATTCCTTATGCTAAAATGATTGAAAATGAAGTTTTTTTTATTGATAAAGCCTTTGATTTTGGAAGAAAATTAAAAATTGGATTTTCTAATAGCTCAGATGATGAATTTGTAATGGCTGTACAAGATATGGGATTTGTAGCTAAAGAAATCAATGGTAAAAAAGGCTTTAAGGTTTTTGCTGGTGGTGGAATGGGAAGAGGAAGTAAAATTGGACACATTTTACTTGAATTCTTACCTGAAGAAGATTTATTAAAAGCAGTTAAAGCTATGATTGAGCTTTTTTATGATCGTGGTGATAGAGTTAATAGAATGCAGGCTAGACTTAGATTTTTAGTTGAAAAAATTGGAATAGATGGATTTAGAAAACTTTTCTTAGAATATTTTAATAAAGAAACTGTTGAAAATGGTATTATTAAACCTATTGATTACGCTAACTTTATTCCTAATTTAACTAAATTTGAAATAAATAATACTGATGAAAACTATAACCAATGGATTGACTTCTGTGTAAAAGAAACTAAATTTAAAGATATTGTTTCTTTAGTTCTTTATGTAAAAAATGGAGATTTATCAAAAGAGCATGCTCAAAAATTAGCTAATCTTTTAGATAACATAAATTCTCCTATTGTTAGAGCTACTATTAACCAAAATCTAGTTATTCCTATGGTACATAAGTCAGCTTTACCATATATTTATGAGTTTTTAAATAATGAAATTCCTGAAATTGTAAGTGAATCTTTTTCAATAAGAGGCCAAATTAGAGCTTGTGTTGGATCTACAGTTTGCATGATTGGAGTTCAAGATTCTGTTTCTATAGCTGATTCAATTGCTGTTGAATTAGATAATTTAGCTAATCTTTATCCACAATATAGAAAAATTATATTTAAGGAAGCTAAGAACATAAGAATCTCAGGATGTCCTAGTTCATGTGCTGGTATTCCAGTTGCTCCTCTAGGATTTATTGGTTTAAAAAAGAGAATAAATGATGTTTTAACAGACTGTATGCAAGTTTATATGGGTGGAATTTTAACTGAATCTATTCAATCTCTTGCATTTGAAATACCTAACTTGATTATTCCTATTGATGAAATTCCATTACTTGTTAGAAGATTATTTGAAGACTATCTAGAGATGTTACAAGTTTATGATTTAACTTTCACACAGTATATGTATGAAAGAAGACTAGAAGAGTTTTAA
- a CDS encoding pyridoxal phosphate-dependent aminotransferase, whose protein sequence is MLAEHSKSKKIFDNGFQIAKNADLASKIYGKENVINATLGIFYNDNEEMHTLDIVNNEYKNLSDKDLFNYSSSINGEELFIDAVKQYIFGKNHINILKNNFCEVIATPGGSGAIYNTFKNYINPGEVVLLPNYMWSSYKLMSKEVGGGYQTYSLFNKKGKFDLINFKNSVIELAKIQKNLVVVLNNPCHNPTGYTLSSYEIKSLMNILKEACTLCNIILINDIAYMDFNNKKNDLSVFYQNLPSNLLMMITFSMSKSFCCYGLRVGAQIAISSSKDTIDNFTDASLYTCRSVWSNISKGGMTLFSNIVLNRKKYRQLLLEQGYMKNMIKERSEIFLGEAAAVNLNILPYKSGFFITIPFSKGLEKEIELKLKNENIFAIIIPGGIRIAICSIPKHKVYNLAKKIKIAIS, encoded by the coding sequence ATGTTGGCTGAACATTCTAAAAGTAAAAAAATTTTCGATAATGGTTTTCAAATTGCTAAAAATGCTGATTTAGCATCTAAAATATACGGTAAAGAAAATGTAATTAATGCAACTTTAGGAATCTTTTATAATGATAATGAAGAGATGCACACTTTAGATATTGTTAATAACGAATATAAAAATTTATCAGACAAAGATCTTTTCAATTATTCTTCAAGTATAAACGGTGAAGAATTATTTATCGATGCTGTTAAGCAATATATTTTTGGTAAAAATCATATTAATATTCTTAAAAATAATTTTTGTGAAGTTATTGCAACACCTGGTGGTAGCGGTGCTATATATAATACTTTTAAAAATTATATAAATCCTGGTGAAGTGGTTCTTCTTCCTAACTATATGTGGAGCTCTTATAAGCTTATGAGTAAAGAAGTTGGTGGCGGATATCAAACTTACTCTCTTTTTAATAAAAAAGGGAAATTTGATTTAATTAATTTTAAAAATTCAGTTATAGAATTAGCTAAAATTCAGAAGAATTTGGTTGTTGTTCTTAATAATCCCTGTCATAATCCCACAGGATATACTTTATCATCTTATGAAATAAAATCTCTTATGAATATTTTAAAAGAAGCATGTACTCTTTGCAATATTATTTTAATTAATGATATTGCCTACATGGATTTTAACAATAAAAAAAATGATTTAAGTGTGTTTTATCAAAATCTTCCTAGTAATCTTCTTATGATGATTACATTTAGTATGTCAAAATCGTTTTGTTGTTATGGTCTAAGAGTCGGAGCACAAATAGCAATCTCTTCATCAAAAGACACTATAGATAATTTTACAGATGCAAGTCTTTATACTTGTAGAAGTGTTTGGTCTAATATCTCAAAAGGAGGAATGACTCTATTTAGTAATATTGTCTTAAACAGAAAGAAATACAGACAACTTTTATTAGAACAAGGCTATATGAAAAATATGATTAAAGAACGTTCTGAAATCTTTTTAGGTGAGGCTGCAGCTGTTAATCTTAATATCTTACCTTATAAAAGTGGATTTTTCATAACAATACCCTTTTCAAAAGGTTTAGAAAAAGAAATTGAATTAAAATTAAAAAATGAAAATATTTTTGCAATAATTATTCCAGGTGGTATTAGGATAGCTATTTGTAGTATACCAAAGCATAAAGTTTATAATCTCGCAAAAAAAATAAAAATAGCAATTTCTTAA
- a CDS encoding carbon starvation CstA family protein, with the protein MKSYFIGVVILIVAYLTYGKYLEKNFGIDNRETPALLKADGVDFVEMNWIKSFLVQFLNIAGLGPITGAVAGAMWGSSAFLWIVFGTIFAGAVHDYYTGMISMRNNGENMQELIGKYLGNRAKLFTKYFLIILLIIVGVAFITGPAEILQSFTGINKEIWLTLIVGYYIVATLLPIDKIIGRVYPLFGGALVLMMFLLIGAMLIKGVKIPEVTLENMHPKKLPIFPYMFVVISCGAISGFHSTQSVLVARCLKNEKDGRKSFMAAMYLEGFVALTWAAISLGFFNGVEGLAGSGGGMVAVSKMITGLLGKYGLVFTLFGLIALPITTGDTAFRSARVTIAEVLNYNQSSLKNRLIVAIPLFLLAGFLSQFGFNTLWRYVASTNQLLATLGLWTCTYYFIEKKRNYWVAGIPAAFMSAMITCYFLVAPEGLKLDNMYLVYSIGILNFILALIVISLKNAKVNKELDKIII; encoded by the coding sequence ATGAAAAGTTATTTTATTGGTGTAGTTATTTTAATTGTTGCATATTTAACATATGGAAAATATTTAGAAAAGAATTTTGGTATAGATAATAGAGAAACACCAGCTTTATTAAAAGCTGATGGAGTAGATTTTGTAGAAATGAATTGGATTAAAAGTTTTCTAGTTCAATTTTTAAATATAGCAGGTTTAGGGCCGATTACTGGAGCCGTAGCAGGAGCTATGTGGGGCAGCTCAGCTTTTTTATGGATTGTATTTGGAACTATTTTTGCAGGAGCAGTTCATGATTATTATACGGGAATGATTTCTATGAGAAATAATGGTGAAAATATGCAGGAGTTAATTGGAAAATATTTGGGAAATAGAGCAAAGCTTTTTACTAAATATTTTTTAATTATATTATTAATTATAGTTGGAGTTGCTTTTATTACAGGTCCAGCAGAGATTTTACAATCATTTACAGGAATTAACAAAGAGATTTGGTTAACTTTGATTGTAGGGTATTATATAGTAGCTACACTTCTACCTATTGATAAAATTATAGGAAGAGTATATCCTTTGTTTGGAGGAGCTTTAGTTTTAATGATGTTTTTATTAATTGGAGCAATGCTAATAAAAGGAGTAAAAATACCAGAAGTAACTTTAGAAAATATGCATCCTAAAAAATTACCAATATTTCCTTATATGTTTGTTGTTATTTCATGTGGAGCAATCTCTGGATTTCATTCGACACAATCTGTCTTAGTAGCAAGATGTTTAAAAAATGAGAAAGATGGAAGAAAATCATTTATGGCAGCTATGTATTTAGAGGGCTTTGTAGCTTTGACATGGGCAGCTATATCTTTAGGATTTTTTAATGGAGTAGAAGGGTTAGCAGGAAGTGGAGGGGGAATGGTAGCTGTTAGCAAAATGATCACTGGACTTTTAGGAAAATATGGACTGGTGTTTACACTGTTTGGACTAATTGCTTTACCAATCACAACAGGAGATACAGCTTTTCGAAGTGCAAGAGTTACAATTGCTGAAGTTTTAAATTATAATCAAAGCTCATTGAAAAATAGATTAATAGTAGCTATTCCATTATTTTTATTAGCTGGTTTTTTATCACAATTTGGATTTAATACTCTTTGGAGATATGTTGCATCTACAAATCAATTGCTAGCAACACTAGGTTTATGGACATGCACATATTATTTTATAGAGAAAAAAAGAAATTATTGGGTGGCAGGAATACCAGCAGCTTTTATGAGCGCAATGATTACTTGTTATTTTTTAGTTGCACCAGAAGGATTAAAGTTAGATAATATGTACTTGGTATATAGTATAGGAATTTTAAATTTTATTTTGGCATTAATAGTTATTAGTTTAAAAAACGCTAAAGTAAACAAAGAATTAGATAAAATAATTATATAA